One window of Nicotiana tomentosiformis chromosome 11, ASM39032v3, whole genome shotgun sequence genomic DNA carries:
- the LOC138900817 gene encoding uncharacterized protein, whose protein sequence is MVFTNVYAGWEGVAHDARVLTEIASNPDNGFSFPPYNKYYLCDAAYPNTRGFLAPYRNIRYWLGDYHRRRAINKEKKFNHAHAQLKNIIERAYGVLKARFPILDKMAPYSIDVQRDLVIACSAVHNFIKKERLNDDLFNQYDLPQVIFEEEGEHKQVLDETNGPS, encoded by the exons ATGGTCTTCACTAATGTTTATGCTGGATGGGAAGGGGTAGCACATGATGCACGTGTTCTAACAGAGATCGCATCTAATCCAGATAATGGTTTTTCATTTCCTCCTTATA ATAAGTACTATTTATGTGATGCGGCGTATCCTAATACTCGAGGATTTCTAGCACCATATCGTAATATTCGATATTGGTTAGGAGATTATCATCGTAGACGGGCCATAAATAAGGAGAAAAAGTTTAACCATGCTCATGCAcaactcaaaaatattattgaacGTGCTTATGGAGTTTTAAAAGCAAGATTCCCAATATTGGACAAGATGGCTCCATATTCTATTGATGTCCAAAGAGATTTAGTTATTGCATGTTCTGCGGTTCATAATTTTATCAAAAAAGAGAGACTAAATGATGATTTGTTTAATCAATATGATTTGCCTCAAGTAATATTTGAGGAAGAAGGAGAACACAAACAAGTATTGGATGAAACAAATGGACCTAGCTAG